GTAATTGTTATAGGGTTAAATATCGTCAAATTATATGAATCTCTTATCGTCAATGCTTAATTAAAGTTCATGTTTCACTTTCATGAGCCGAATTTGAGTTGAGAGCATTTGAACTTGATTTTGTCTTCCGTCTAGTAATCCGACCAAGTAAGATCCACTCCACTACTCAAGATTGTAATCGCTGGATAGTATGGTCGTACTACTCAGTATAAGACGGTCACGTAACGATCAAACATGCATCAGTCAACGAGATATCTTAAACTGTGTGTTCGGTCTTTGACCACTATTGGAGCAACTAGCAAGGTATGTCATCCATACTCTTGAGAGttccaatatttttaaaagtatatcaGATTTTTATGTGGTTTCATTCTTACTTCTCTTAATTTAAGTTGTTAAAGTTATCATGTGTcgtccttttctttttgtctatagttttatttaatgGTCCTTAAAATTCTTGTGCCAGCCACGTAAGAATGTCGGTCCGAAAACGTAAACAACCCTTCAAGAAAACCAAGTTAAACAACACatctaaaatgaaatatattatcaaatctttcaaaccaccaaattattttcaaaatctcctcaaaagaaaaaaaaaaagaaaaaactagatatttattataaatttaataaagtaCAAACAACTCCCGCACAACGTCCACCACACACACCATTAAaccaaatgcaaaaaaaaaaagttaagaaaactCAATAGATTGAAAtctgttttattaattattgcgtagtcaaattaaatatagagaaagacaaaaatatcattaattaacCTCAATAATGCAACACGTAACAACTATACTCAACAGTAGCATCACCGTTCTTGAGATTAATCCACTTTGTCCTAGCCTCCACATAGCCTCTAGCAAATCGGAAAAGCCCACTTCCTCCGACGATCGGCATTTCTCTGACTTCCGACAACGCCGTGTTCCTGCCAAGAATCGTGATCGTGCTTCCGTTATATTTCCCTGTCTTGAAAGCAAAGTTCATCGCCATCAGGAAACCCAACTCCTTTTGGGCCGCTCCGGCGTAAAATCCTTGGGCCTGACCCAACACCGTGGAGTTCATCGGAACTTTGGCCGTCAAAGCGTTGTCGATCATGGAGATGGCTCCAAAATAGGAACTGTTTGTAACCGGTGGTTGTATCATGATGGAGGTTGGGTTCGGACCGCTTAAGATATCGTGCCAATAGACTTTGAAATGGGTAAGTTTCTCCTTTTTGTGGAGACCAAGAAGTTTCCGGTCCATGGTTCTAGCGAAGTCTTCACCGTCTCCGGCGGAAGAAACCACGGCGAGAAAGAGGATTTGGACGGCGAGGAAGAAAATGAGCTTAGCCATGTGTTTTGTTGTGGTTTTGGTTACTATGGTTGGTTTGTTTACATAAGTGGTGTAGAAAACAAGGTGGTGTGatgcttttatatatatgtcaaattTTAGACATCTTTctagaaattaattaaaaaaaaatatcttgtttAATTCGTGGATtcgtttaatatttttctgaaGTAGTTAAAGAATATTGACTAGGGAATGGAcgaattttagtttatttacaaaataaaaaaaaataaacaagtgTGGATCTTGTGTATTCCATGTGTGAAGTACTATCATAATCATTGCGTCATCGAGTCGTATGATTTACGGTGAAGTCATATTcacaactttttctttttaatatctttctgaactgaaaaaaatcattttacgGTTTAATAAGTTTTTCTTGAAGATTATGCCCATTATTCTTCTAAATTAAGCATATTTTGTTACAACTTTGAGAAATTTGAATCATTATGGTGGTCGAGTACTAGTccatttcaaatttcaaaatgttgtatatttttttatttacttttctttagTCGGTCTCATACATAGGGTTTATGGctgtcattttcttttacgTATTTATCACGCTTTTGCTTTATTATTTgctttctcttgttttcttcgGAAAAGTTTTCATTCCATTATCTTTTTGTATAGTGTATGTATA
This sequence is a window from Arabidopsis thaliana chromosome 1 sequence. Protein-coding genes within it:
- a CDS encoding Disease resistance-responsive (dirigent-like protein) family protein (Disease resistance-responsive (dirigent-like protein) family protein; FUNCTIONS IN: molecular_function unknown; INVOLVED IN: lignan biosynthetic process, defense response; LOCATED IN: endomembrane system; EXPRESSED IN: 22 plant structures; EXPRESSED DURING: 13 growth stages; CONTAINS InterPro DOMAIN/s: Plant disease resistance response protein (InterPro:IPR004265); BEST Arabidopsis thaliana protein match is: Disease resistance-responsive (dirigent-like protein) family protein (TAIR:AT5G49040.1); Has 829 Blast hits to 827 proteins in 40 species: Archae - 0; Bacteria - 0; Metazoa - 0; Fungi - 0; Plants - 829; Viruses - 0; Other Eukaryotes - 0 (source: NCBI BLink).) encodes the protein MAKLIFFLAVQILFLAVVSSAGDGEDFARTMDRKLLGLHKKEKLTHFKVYWHDILSGPNPTSIMIQPPVTNSSYFGAISMIDNALTAKVPMNSTVLGQAQGFYAGAAQKELGFLMAMNFAFKTGKYNGSTITILGRNTALSEVREMPIVGGSGLFRFARGYVEARTKWINLKNGDATVEYSCYVLHY